One segment of Rhodanobacter thiooxydans DNA contains the following:
- a CDS encoding alpha/beta hydrolase, with protein sequence MHAALQNRPADGIEPMAWLDMADGQRLFLRDWPLAGARGALLIVHGLGEHSGRYRRLAAWFNQRGYAVRGYDQRGHGRTPGRRGGLRHGDDLLEDLATVYHDYANGLPHPPLLLGHSLGGLVAARAVLDGRIAPPALLLSSPALRSRESPRMIALARLLSRLAPNLPLRNGLDFDQLSHDRQVVADYRSDPLRHSWITPRLADFIFRAGAACIADAANLALPTLLLVADSDGLVDPAGSRAFARKAASSGQLTTRFFSTLYHELFNEAEPGRGQVLMQLGDWLGRQDVSTPR encoded by the coding sequence ATGCACGCGGCACTGCAGAACCGTCCTGCGGACGGCATCGAACCCATGGCCTGGCTCGACATGGCCGACGGCCAGCGGTTGTTCCTGCGTGACTGGCCGCTGGCCGGTGCACGCGGCGCGCTGCTGATCGTGCACGGGCTGGGCGAACACAGCGGTCGTTACCGACGCCTGGCGGCGTGGTTCAACCAGCGCGGCTACGCCGTGCGTGGCTATGACCAGCGCGGCCACGGCCGGACCCCGGGCCGCCGCGGCGGCCTGCGCCACGGCGACGACCTGCTGGAAGACCTCGCCACCGTCTACCACGACTACGCCAACGGCCTGCCGCATCCGCCGTTGCTGCTCGGCCACAGCCTGGGCGGCCTGGTCGCCGCGCGCGCGGTACTGGACGGCCGCATCGCGCCGCCGGCGCTGCTGCTCTCGTCGCCGGCGCTGCGCAGCCGCGAGTCGCCGCGGATGATCGCGCTGGCGCGGCTGCTCAGCCGCCTCGCACCGAACCTGCCACTGCGCAATGGACTGGATTTCGACCAGCTCTCGCACGACCGCCAGGTGGTGGCCGACTATCGCAGCGACCCGTTGCGCCACAGCTGGATCACGCCGCGGCTGGCCGACTTCATCTTCCGCGCCGGCGCCGCGTGCATCGCCGACGCGGCCAACTTGGCACTGCCGACCCTGCTGCTGGTGGCCGACAGCGACGGCCTGGTCGATCCCGCCGGCAGCCGCGCGTTTGCGCGCAAGGCCGCATCGAGCGGGCAGCTGACCACGCGCTTCTTCTCGACGCTGTACCACGAGCTGTTCAACGAGGCCGAGCCGGGGCGCGGTCAGGTGCTGATGCAGCTGGGCGACTGGCTGGGCCGGCAGGACGTGTCGACGCCGCGTTGA
- a CDS encoding efflux RND transporter permease subunit, whose product MNVTAWMQRHRRSLLFLALMLALGGLASALLMPVALFPNVAFPRVQVSLDAGDRPADQMAIEVTTPVEEAIRRVRGVRDVRSTTSRGSAEVAVTFDWGADMAAALQEVNAAAGQILPQLPAGTQLSTRRMDPTTFPVLAYSLRSHTQSPSALHDLAEYQLRPLLSGISGVARVDVQGGEVAEFHADVDPGKLRAQQLSLADVATAVSHAATIQAMGRVSDHYKLYLLLADNQPKTLAALSGIVLRAGPGGVVRLGDVATVSLDHVPQWIRVNADGQNAVLLQVYQQPDGNSVQIASEVRQRLADYAPQMPAGVQLANWYDQTQLVTGAAASVRDAILIGIVLAGLVLFVFLRSTRVILVALIVVPSVLAITMLLLSVLGMSFNMMTLGGMAAAVGLIIDDVIVMLEHIMRRLNQGEGEVHERIAGAAWEFTRPLTGSSAATVVIFLPLAFLTGVTGAFFKALSLTMASALIISYLLTWVAVPLLAERFLDRRHLVEHPPGRFTRRMMQGYQNILQRWLRRPLLALLLIVPLILVGGLAYTRVGTGFMPQMDEGGFILDYLSKPGTSLQETDRLLRQVEAIIRANPYVDTYSRRTGLQLGGGLTEANQGDFFVRLKNGSRPSTEAVMAQVRGEVEQQVPGLDIELSQLMEDLIGDLVAVPQPIEIQLFGDDPAQLAATAGKVAAAIGRISGVDGVRDGINPAGDALTVQVDADRAALEGLDPTSVTDQVAAAIDGTVAAQLPEAGKVVGVRVRLPEHAHQQLEQVAALPIRASDGHLLPLSRVATLREVQGQPQITRDNLKRMVAVTGRISGRSLGATIADVKAVLAKPGVLPKGMYYQLGGLYQQQQQAFRGLTIVMLAAIALVFTLLLFLYESFRVALVILAMPLLAIPAVFAGLWLTGIELNISAMMGMTMIVGIVTEVAIFYFSELEQAATGMPLHEALHEAGRHRTRPILMSTLAAMLTLLPLALAIGQGSQMQQPLAVAIIAGLLVQVPLVLLVMPVLYALLRRRDVQKAAG is encoded by the coding sequence GTGAACGTCACCGCATGGATGCAACGGCATCGACGTTCGCTGCTGTTCCTGGCCCTGATGCTGGCGCTCGGCGGCCTCGCCAGCGCGCTGCTGATGCCGGTCGCGCTGTTCCCGAACGTGGCTTTCCCGCGTGTGCAGGTGTCGCTGGATGCGGGTGACCGCCCGGCTGACCAGATGGCGATCGAGGTGACCACGCCGGTGGAGGAGGCGATCCGCCGCGTGCGTGGTGTGCGCGACGTGCGCTCCACCACCAGCCGCGGCAGTGCCGAGGTGGCGGTGACGTTCGACTGGGGTGCGGACATGGCCGCGGCGCTGCAGGAAGTGAATGCGGCGGCCGGGCAGATCCTGCCGCAGCTGCCGGCCGGCACCCAGCTCAGCACCCGGCGGATGGACCCCACCACGTTTCCGGTACTGGCCTACAGCCTGCGCTCGCACACGCAGTCGCCGAGCGCGCTGCACGACCTGGCCGAGTACCAGCTGCGTCCGCTGCTGAGCGGGATCAGCGGTGTGGCGCGGGTGGACGTGCAGGGTGGCGAGGTGGCCGAGTTCCACGCCGACGTCGACCCGGGCAAGCTGCGCGCGCAGCAATTGAGCCTTGCCGACGTGGCCACGGCGGTGAGCCACGCGGCGACGATCCAGGCGATGGGCCGCGTCTCCGACCACTACAAGCTGTACCTGCTGCTGGCCGACAACCAGCCGAAGACGCTCGCCGCGCTGAGCGGCATCGTGCTGCGCGCCGGTCCCGGCGGCGTGGTGCGGCTGGGCGACGTGGCTACGGTCAGCCTCGACCACGTGCCGCAGTGGATCCGGGTCAATGCGGATGGCCAGAACGCGGTGCTGCTGCAGGTCTACCAGCAGCCCGACGGCAACAGCGTGCAGATCGCCAGCGAGGTGAGACAGCGCCTGGCCGACTACGCGCCGCAGATGCCGGCCGGCGTGCAGCTCGCCAACTGGTACGACCAGACCCAGCTGGTGACCGGCGCCGCCGCCAGCGTGCGTGACGCGATCCTGATCGGCATCGTGCTGGCCGGGCTGGTGCTGTTCGTGTTCCTGCGCAGTACGCGGGTGATCCTGGTCGCGCTGATCGTGGTGCCCTCGGTGCTGGCGATCACCATGCTGCTGCTGTCCGTGCTCGGCATGAGCTTCAACATGATGACGCTGGGCGGCATGGCCGCGGCGGTGGGGTTGATCATCGACGACGTGATCGTGATGCTCGAACACATCATGCGCCGGCTCAACCAGGGCGAAGGCGAGGTGCACGAACGCATCGCCGGCGCGGCATGGGAGTTCACCCGCCCGCTGACCGGCTCCAGCGCCGCTACCGTGGTGATCTTCCTGCCGCTGGCGTTCCTGACCGGCGTGACCGGTGCGTTCTTCAAGGCGCTGTCGCTGACCATGGCCAGCGCGCTGATCATTTCCTATCTGCTGACCTGGGTCGCGGTGCCGCTGCTGGCCGAACGTTTCCTGGACCGGCGCCACCTGGTCGAGCATCCGCCAGGGCGTTTCACCCGGCGCATGATGCAGGGCTACCAGAACATCCTGCAGCGCTGGCTGCGGCGGCCGTTGCTGGCGCTGCTGCTGATCGTGCCGTTGATCCTGGTCGGCGGGCTTGCGTACACCCGCGTCGGCACCGGCTTCATGCCGCAGATGGACGAGGGCGGTTTCATCCTCGACTACCTGTCGAAACCAGGTACCTCGCTGCAGGAAACCGATCGGCTGCTGCGTCAGGTCGAGGCGATCATCCGCGCGAATCCCTACGTGGATACTTATTCGCGGCGCACCGGCCTGCAGCTCGGCGGCGGCCTCACCGAGGCGAACCAGGGCGACTTCTTCGTGCGCCTGAAAAACGGTTCGCGCCCCTCGACCGAGGCGGTGATGGCGCAGGTACGCGGCGAGGTCGAGCAGCAGGTGCCGGGGCTGGACATCGAGCTGTCTCAGCTGATGGAGGACCTGATCGGCGACCTGGTGGCGGTGCCGCAGCCGATCGAGATCCAGCTGTTCGGCGACGACCCGGCGCAGTTAGCCGCCACCGCCGGCAAGGTGGCCGCGGCGATCGGCCGGATCAGCGGCGTGGACGGCGTGCGCGACGGCATCAACCCGGCCGGCGATGCGCTGACCGTGCAGGTGGATGCGGACCGGGCCGCGCTGGAAGGACTCGACCCGACCAGCGTCACCGACCAGGTGGCGGCGGCGATCGATGGCACCGTGGCGGCGCAGCTGCCGGAGGCAGGCAAGGTGGTGGGCGTGCGCGTGCGGCTGCCGGAGCATGCGCACCAGCAGCTGGAGCAGGTCGCCGCGTTGCCGATCCGCGCCAGCGACGGCCACCTGCTGCCGCTGTCGCGGGTGGCCACGCTGCGCGAGGTGCAGGGCCAGCCGCAGATCACCCGCGACAACCTCAAGCGCATGGTCGCGGTGACCGGCCGCATCAGCGGGCGCAGCCTCGGCGCCACCATCGCCGACGTCAAGGCCGTGCTGGCCAAACCGGGGGTGTTGCCCAAGGGCATGTACTACCAGCTCGGCGGTCTGTACCAGCAGCAGCAACAGGCGTTCCGCGGGCTGACCATCGTGATGCTGGCGGCGATCGCGCTGGTGTTCACCCTGCTGCTGTTCCTGTACGAGAGTTTCCGCGTGGCGCTGGTGATCCTGGCCATGCCGTTGCTGGCGATTCCGGCGGTGTTTGCCGGACTGTGGCTGACCGGCATCGAGCTCAACATCTCGGCGATGATGGGCATGACGATGATCGTCGGCATCGTCACCGAGGTGGCGATCTTCTATTTCTCCGAACTCGAACAGGCCGCCACCGGCATGCCGCTGCACGAGGCGCTGCATGAGGCGGGGCGGCACCGCACGCGGCCGATCCTGATGTCCACGCTGGCCGCGATGCTCACCTTGCTGCCACTGGCGCTGGCCATCGGCCAGGGTTCGCAGATGCAGCAGCCACTGGCGGTGGCGATCATCGCCGGCCTGCTGGTGCAGGTGCCGCTGGTGCTGCTGGTGATGCCGGTGCTGTATGCGCTGCTGCGCCGGCGCGATGTACAAAAAGCGGCCGGCTAA
- a CDS encoding S1 family peptidase — MIRRFGMLVLLSGLSLLGMSAARAASLDPALLPKIQAATFEVVQAKPAGDPLSYERPLPLEQLPYQERTDKYYSIGTAFAIGHNRYVTAGHVLLAGADSLWGPPELRDAAGRVYPIGKIEKFSLGKDFVVFTLAQPPAGDAALEVDASPALNQVVYAVGNALGTGVVIRDGLYTSDTPEQQDGAWKWMRFSAAASPGNSGGPLLGKDGKLIGVVLMKSANENLNYALPIREVLDAPAGKGVMDTRVTYQLDLFDTIQNGRLKVSFALPLGLGDFYREYQARMDANSDAQLKALLAKESANLFPNGAGSARLLHQQTQLDGFPTLIVRASDGEWRRVGERSQYFALDGNGYVATGAVARNGLIRLRRPDGVAADKFYGDAKSRMDLLARTGMFQREVAGEKVKITSLGKPVRESTRLDRWQRPWHVGVWTLPYANALVVAYMLPVPDGSVMLVRFTPPSHEHDSMLDLDEMSSFVHVTYQGTLAQWKDFLGNPALQPATLRNIRIGFDYDHRFSYASPRVAFSYPSSLQPVKPDNLLWLGFRFFLDGGKPVWDVGDVNVWKDTASDDHNNVNVQRYVAPPAGLDDDLSSRWRKLSAREYPYNGVARYENDLMKINTVVAPAAADPSSAVLYTAFYGTAGTQPQADMKGKLDLLTKDMRVTEH; from the coding sequence GTGATCCGTCGGTTCGGCATGCTGGTGCTGCTGTCCGGCCTGAGCCTGTTGGGGATGTCGGCGGCACGCGCGGCCAGCCTCGATCCGGCGCTGCTGCCGAAGATCCAGGCGGCCACCTTCGAGGTGGTGCAGGCCAAGCCGGCCGGCGATCCACTGAGCTACGAGCGGCCGCTGCCGCTGGAGCAACTGCCCTACCAGGAGCGTACCGACAAGTACTACTCGATCGGCACCGCGTTCGCGATCGGCCACAACCGCTACGTCACCGCCGGCCACGTGCTGCTGGCCGGCGCGGACAGCCTGTGGGGGCCACCTGAACTGCGCGACGCCGCCGGCCGCGTGTACCCGATCGGCAAGATCGAGAAGTTCTCGCTGGGCAAGGATTTCGTGGTGTTCACGCTGGCGCAGCCGCCGGCGGGCGACGCGGCGCTGGAGGTCGACGCCAGTCCCGCGCTCAACCAGGTGGTCTACGCGGTGGGCAACGCGCTGGGCACCGGCGTGGTGATCCGCGACGGCCTGTACACCTCCGACACGCCGGAGCAGCAGGACGGTGCCTGGAAATGGATGCGCTTCTCCGCCGCCGCCTCGCCCGGCAACAGCGGCGGGCCACTGCTCGGCAAGGATGGCAAGCTGATCGGCGTGGTGCTGATGAAGTCGGCCAACGAGAACCTCAACTACGCGCTGCCGATCCGCGAGGTGCTGGACGCGCCGGCCGGCAAGGGCGTGATGGACACGCGCGTCACCTACCAGCTTGACCTGTTCGATACGATCCAGAACGGCCGGCTCAAGGTGAGCTTCGCGCTGCCGCTCGGCCTGGGCGATTTCTACCGCGAGTACCAGGCGCGCATGGACGCCAACAGCGACGCGCAGCTGAAGGCGCTGCTGGCGAAGGAGTCCGCCAATCTGTTCCCGAACGGCGCCGGCTCGGCGCGCCTGCTGCACCAGCAGACCCAGCTGGACGGCTTCCCCACCCTGATCGTGCGCGCCAGCGACGGCGAATGGCGGCGCGTTGGCGAGCGGTCGCAGTATTTCGCGCTGGACGGCAACGGCTACGTGGCCACCGGCGCGGTCGCGCGCAATGGGCTGATCCGCCTGCGCCGGCCCGACGGGGTGGCCGCGGATAAGTTCTACGGCGACGCGAAGTCGCGCATGGACCTGCTGGCGCGCACCGGCATGTTCCAGCGCGAGGTCGCCGGCGAGAAGGTCAAGATCACCTCGCTGGGCAAGCCCGTGCGCGAATCGACCCGGCTCGACCGCTGGCAGCGGCCGTGGCATGTCGGCGTGTGGACGCTGCCTTACGCCAACGCGCTGGTGGTAGCGTACATGCTGCCGGTGCCGGACGGCAGCGTGATGCTGGTGCGCTTCACGCCGCCCTCCCACGAGCACGACAGCATGCTGGACCTGGACGAGATGAGCAGCTTCGTCCACGTCACCTATCAGGGCACGCTGGCGCAGTGGAAGGACTTCCTCGGCAACCCGGCGCTGCAGCCGGCCACGCTCAGGAACATCCGCATCGGCTTCGACTATGACCATCGTTTCAGCTACGCCTCGCCACGGGTGGCGTTCTCCTATCCGTCCTCGCTGCAGCCGGTCAAGCCGGACAACCTGCTGTGGCTCGGCTTCCGCTTCTTCCTGGACGGCGGCAAGCCGGTATGGGACGTGGGCGACGTGAACGTCTGGAAGGACACCGCCTCCGACGACCACAACAATGTCAACGTGCAGCGCTATGTCGCGCCGCCGGCCGGGCTGGACGACGACCTGAGCAGCCGCTGGCGCAAGCTGTCGGCGCGCGAGTATCCCTACAATGGCGTGGCGCGCTACGAGAACGACCTGATGAAGATCAACACCGTGGTCGCGCCGGCCGCCGCCGACCCGTCGTCCGCGGTGCTGTACACCGCCTTCTACGGCACCGCGGGCACGCAGCCCCAGGCCGACATGAAAGGCAAGCTCGACCTGCTGACGAAGGACATGCGGGTCACGGAACATTGA
- a CDS encoding TolC family protein, whose translation MACMVVVALIASGCASYAPLPLGRGEGAASVTQLTAPTAGMPLPALATHRFDPADGLDVTETAMLAVANSPALKLKRDELGIARAQAFAAGLLPDPQLSLGADFPQHSGSGLTTAYNLGLSEDISALLTRSSRRAAARSQAQQVNLDLLWAEWQTVAQARLLFGQVLNLRAQQARLASEQAALEQVTPYVQAALAAGNLTYDSASAGLNAAADVRRQQADNAVALHQADSDLHVLLGLAPDAALDLTGAPYQVAPTPAQLQQALADLPRRRPDLLALQAGYQSQEEKLRAAVLAQFPALNIGFNTARDTSAVYTHGFTVGITLPLFDRNRGNIAIERATRQQLKDDYEARVLTTRSDMQRLAADLATLDRQRHALIAHARQLADARRAAEQSWRQGLLDWPTWLAIRSQSLAADLELLAVQQQQATQSIALEALLGNTELGDTVHPVPAQAPTP comes from the coding sequence ATGGCGTGCATGGTCGTGGTCGCGCTGATCGCGTCCGGCTGCGCCAGCTACGCGCCGTTGCCGCTGGGCCGGGGCGAAGGCGCGGCCAGCGTGACGCAACTCACCGCGCCGACGGCCGGGATGCCGTTGCCAGCGTTGGCAACGCATCGCTTCGATCCCGCCGACGGGCTGGACGTGACCGAGACGGCGATGCTGGCGGTGGCGAACAGTCCGGCGCTGAAGCTCAAGCGCGACGAGCTGGGCATCGCCCGCGCGCAGGCCTTTGCGGCCGGCCTGCTGCCCGATCCGCAACTGAGCCTGGGCGCGGATTTCCCGCAGCATTCGGGCAGCGGCCTGACCACCGCGTACAACCTCGGCCTCAGCGAGGACATCAGCGCGCTGCTCACCCGCTCGTCGCGTCGGGCGGCGGCGCGCAGCCAGGCGCAGCAGGTGAACCTCGACCTGTTGTGGGCGGAGTGGCAGACCGTGGCGCAGGCGCGACTGCTGTTCGGCCAGGTGCTGAACCTGCGCGCGCAACAGGCCCGGCTGGCCAGCGAACAGGCGGCGCTGGAACAGGTCACGCCCTACGTGCAGGCGGCGCTGGCCGCCGGCAACCTCACCTACGACAGTGCCAGCGCCGGCCTCAACGCCGCCGCGGACGTACGCAGGCAGCAGGCCGACAACGCAGTCGCGCTGCATCAGGCCGACAGCGACCTGCATGTGCTGCTGGGGCTCGCGCCTGACGCCGCGCTCGACCTGACTGGTGCGCCATATCAAGTCGCGCCGACGCCGGCGCAGCTGCAGCAGGCCCTGGCTGACCTGCCGCGGCGACGGCCCGATCTGCTGGCGCTGCAGGCCGGTTACCAGTCGCAGGAAGAGAAACTTCGCGCGGCCGTGCTGGCCCAGTTTCCCGCGCTGAACATCGGCTTCAACACCGCGCGCGACACCAGCGCCGTCTATACCCACGGTTTCACCGTCGGCATCACGCTGCCGCTGTTCGACCGCAACCGCGGCAACATCGCGATTGAACGGGCGACCCGGCAGCAGCTGAAGGACGACTACGAAGCGCGCGTGCTGACCACGCGCAGCGACATGCAGCGACTGGCCGCCGATCTCGCCACGCTGGATCGGCAACGCCACGCATTGATCGCCCACGCAAGGCAGCTGGCCGATGCCCGCCGTGCCGCGGAGCAGTCGTGGCGGCAGGGCCTGCTGGACTGGCCGACCTGGCTGGCGATCCGCAGCCAGTCGCTGGCTGCCGATCTCGAACTGCTTGCCGTGCAACAGCAGCAGGCCACCCAGTCGATCGCGCTGGAAGCACTGCTCGGCAATACCGAGCTTGGCGATACCGTTCATCCCGTCCCCGCACAGGCGCCCACGCCATGA
- a CDS encoding efflux RND transporter periplasmic adaptor subunit: MNRSLLLPLLCLLLAACSHGAADDEGEAAAVQGQVAVTTATPVQQTFHDTVEAWGVAVGDPQHARAISLAHGGQVVALQVAAGQSVRHGQPLLTITPDPAARNAYRQAQSALELASGELKRTEQLAAQRLATQSQLASARKALADAQAALEAQRALGGGSAQETVSAPADGVVGTLSVGLGERFAANAPLLGFTPAHALVAQLGVQPEDGARLHIGMPVQLRSVYGNQAAFVGSLRMIGQSVDPQTHLLGAQVELPAEAGAALVAGAALEAQIRTADVTAWAVPRGAVLHDERGDYLFQLEHGHAKRVDVTLRSPAGDPVGVQGPLDAQAKVIVLGVYELADGDAVRESTR; encoded by the coding sequence ATGAACCGATCGCTGCTCTTGCCGTTGCTGTGCCTGCTGCTGGCCGCGTGCAGCCACGGCGCCGCCGATGACGAAGGAGAAGCCGCGGCGGTACAGGGCCAGGTGGCGGTGACCACCGCCACGCCGGTGCAGCAGACCTTTCACGACACGGTGGAAGCCTGGGGCGTCGCGGTGGGCGATCCGCAGCATGCGCGCGCGATCAGCCTTGCGCATGGCGGCCAGGTGGTGGCGCTGCAGGTGGCGGCCGGGCAGAGCGTGCGGCACGGGCAGCCGCTGCTGACGATCACGCCCGATCCGGCGGCGCGCAACGCGTACCGGCAGGCGCAGAGTGCGCTGGAGCTGGCCAGCGGCGAACTCAAGCGTACCGAACAGCTGGCGGCGCAACGGCTGGCCACGCAGTCGCAACTGGCGAGCGCGCGCAAGGCGCTGGCCGATGCACAGGCCGCGCTGGAGGCACAGCGCGCGCTCGGCGGCGGCAGCGCGCAGGAAACCGTCAGCGCGCCGGCCGATGGCGTGGTCGGCACGCTCAGCGTGGGTCTGGGCGAGCGCTTCGCGGCGAATGCGCCGCTGCTGGGCTTCACACCGGCGCACGCGCTGGTCGCGCAACTGGGCGTGCAGCCGGAGGATGGCGCCAGGCTGCACATCGGCATGCCGGTGCAGTTGCGCAGCGTGTATGGCAACCAGGCGGCCTTCGTCGGCAGCCTGCGCATGATCGGCCAGTCGGTCGATCCGCAGACCCATCTGCTCGGCGCGCAGGTCGAATTGCCAGCCGAAGCCGGCGCCGCACTGGTCGCCGGCGCGGCGCTGGAGGCGCAGATCCGCACCGCCGATGTCACCGCCTGGGCCGTGCCGCGCGGCGCGGTGCTGCACGATGAACGCGGCGACTACCTGTTCCAGCTCGAACACGGCCATGCCAAGCGTGTCGACGTGACGCTGCGCAGTCCGGCGGGCGATCCCGTCGGCGTGCAGGGCCCGCTCGATGCGCAGGCGAAGGTGATCGTGCTCGGCGTCTATGAACTGGCTGACGGCGATGCGGTGCGGGAGTCCACCCGGTGA
- a CDS encoding TonB-dependent receptor has protein sequence MHVATSLRLAVLAASIAAALPLGAALAQEAAPAKPQQPAKTTELQTVNVTASKRVENMQKVPMALTVLTPDKLEAFGQSGDTVLQLASRAPSVYAETSYGREFPRFYIRGLGNSDFDLNASQPVSMVYDDIVQENPILKGFPLFDLAQVEVLRGPQGTLFGRNSPAGVIKFESVRPSQETSGYARVSYGSLGTANAEAALGGALSPHWSGRVSALAQHRDGWIDNTFTGQKDVLGGYNDRAVRLQALYENDGFSALINGHARWLDGSAMVNRANAIELGGPSFVPGFDRYKVAQDGRNKQHLFSWGSNLHLAWNLGDLTFTSITGLERATTYSLGDVDGGYGAVFHQPMGPGFIPFPVETADALPHDRQITQEFRLASNGQDKLNWQVGAYYFDEDIAISNFDYATFNNHALDGYAMQTQRTKAWALFGSANYQLADDFELRAGARWSHDSRDFKVDRVLSPIGGGPLLLTAQPHDSRWSGDLTGTWTLNPNVNVYARVANGFRAPSVQGRVLFADFISQAKPETITSYELGVKTTGMDNHVRFNADVYGYNMHNQQLTAVGGDINVTRLINAKKTEGYGAEFDLEAYLTPNFVLTAGGSYNFTQLKDPGLAVAVCGSGCTVLDPLNGAGNALVDGNTLPNAPKWIGTLTARYGIPYGESGEFFVYTDWNYRSEVNFFLYDSAEFKGKPLLEGGVRLGYNWDYGRREVALYGRNITDKRAITGAIDFNNRTAFVNDPRIIGVEFRAEL, from the coding sequence ATGCACGTCGCCACTTCGTTGCGCCTCGCCGTACTCGCCGCCAGCATCGCCGCCGCGTTGCCGCTGGGCGCCGCACTGGCGCAGGAAGCCGCGCCGGCCAAGCCGCAGCAGCCGGCCAAGACCACCGAACTGCAGACGGTCAACGTCACCGCCTCGAAGCGGGTGGAGAACATGCAGAAGGTGCCGATGGCGCTGACCGTGCTGACCCCGGACAAGCTGGAGGCGTTCGGCCAGTCCGGCGACACCGTGCTGCAGCTGGCCTCGCGCGCGCCCAGCGTGTATGCCGAGACCTCCTACGGCCGCGAGTTCCCGCGCTTCTATATCCGCGGTCTGGGCAACAGCGATTTTGACCTCAATGCCTCGCAGCCGGTGTCGATGGTGTACGACGACATCGTGCAGGAGAACCCGATCCTGAAAGGCTTCCCGTTGTTCGACCTGGCCCAGGTCGAAGTGCTGCGCGGCCCGCAGGGCACGCTGTTCGGACGCAACTCGCCGGCTGGCGTGATCAAGTTCGAGTCGGTGCGGCCCAGCCAGGAAACCAGCGGCTACGCCCGCGTTTCGTACGGTTCGCTTGGTACCGCGAATGCCGAGGCCGCGCTGGGCGGTGCACTGAGTCCGCACTGGTCCGGCCGTGTCTCCGCGTTGGCGCAGCACCGCGACGGCTGGATCGACAACACCTTCACCGGCCAGAAGGACGTGCTGGGCGGCTACAACGATCGCGCCGTGCGGCTGCAGGCGCTGTACGAGAACGACGGCTTCAGCGCGCTGATCAACGGCCACGCGCGCTGGCTGGACGGCAGCGCGATGGTCAACCGCGCCAACGCGATCGAGCTGGGCGGCCCCAGCTTCGTGCCCGGCTTCGACCGCTACAAGGTGGCGCAGGACGGCCGCAACAAGCAGCACCTGTTCAGCTGGGGCAGCAACCTGCACCTGGCGTGGAACCTGGGCGACCTGACCTTCACCTCGATCACCGGGCTGGAGCGCGCCACCACCTACAGCCTCGGCGACGTCGACGGCGGCTACGGCGCGGTGTTCCATCAGCCGATGGGTCCGGGCTTCATCCCGTTCCCGGTCGAGACCGCCGACGCGCTGCCGCACGACCGCCAGATCACCCAGGAATTCCGCCTCGCCAGCAACGGCCAGGACAAGCTCAACTGGCAGGTCGGCGCGTATTACTTCGACGAAGACATCGCGATCAGCAACTTCGACTACGCCACCTTCAACAACCACGCGCTGGACGGCTACGCCATGCAGACCCAGCGCACCAAGGCGTGGGCGCTGTTCGGCTCGGCCAACTACCAGCTCGCCGACGACTTCGAGCTGCGCGCCGGCGCGCGCTGGTCGCACGACTCGCGCGACTTCAAGGTGGACCGCGTGCTGTCGCCGATCGGTGGTGGCCCGCTGCTGCTGACTGCGCAGCCGCACGACTCGCGCTGGAGCGGTGACCTCACCGGCACCTGGACGCTGAATCCGAACGTCAACGTCTACGCGCGCGTCGCCAACGGCTTCCGCGCGCCCAGCGTGCAGGGCCGCGTGCTGTTCGCCGACTTCATCTCGCAGGCGAAGCCCGAGACGATCACCAGCTACGAGCTGGGCGTGAAGACCACCGGCATGGACAACCACGTGCGCTTCAACGCGGACGTGTACGGCTACAACATGCACAACCAGCAGCTCACCGCGGTGGGCGGCGACATCAACGTCACCCGCCTGATCAACGCGAAGAAGACCGAGGGCTACGGCGCCGAGTTCGACCTGGAGGCCTACCTCACGCCGAACTTCGTGCTCACCGCCGGTGGCAGCTACAACTTCACCCAGCTGAAGGATCCGGGCCTGGCCGTGGCCGTGTGCGGCTCCGGCTGCACCGTGCTCGATCCGCTCAACGGCGCCGGCAACGCGCTGGTTGACGGCAATACCCTGCCGAACGCGCCGAAGTGGATCGGCACACTCACCGCGCGCTACGGCATCCCCTACGGCGAGAGCGGCGAGTTCTTCGTCTACACCGACTGGAACTACCGCAGCGAGGTGAACTTCTTCCTGTACGACTCGGCCGAGTTCAAGGGCAAGCCGCTGCTGGAAGGCGGCGTGCGGCTGGGCTACAACTGGGATTACGGCCGCCGCGAGGTCGCCCTGTACGGCCGCAACATCACCGACAAGCGGGCGATCACCGGCGCGATCGACTTCAACAACCGCACCGCCTTCGTCAACGACCCGCGCATCATCGGCGTCGAGTTCCGCGCCGAGCTGTAA